From Syntrophobacterales bacterium:
GCGGCAGATCTCTTCCACCTCATTCCGTTCCAGCCCCATAATTGCCGCCATTGCCCCTTCGCCAACGGGAACGGCCTCCTGATGAAGCTGCGCCCGTTTCTTGACAAGCATTAGACAGCTCCGCAAATCCAACGCTCCGGCCGCATACAACGCCGAATATTCACCCAGGCTATGGCCTGCCAGAACAACCGGCTTTTCCTCAACCATGCCGGAAAAAACCCGCCAGGCGGCAATCTCCACAGTAAGAATGGATGCCTGAGTATTAACGGTAAGATCAAGGAGTTCTTGGGGGCCCTTGAAACAAAGTTGCGCCATATCCGTGCCGAAAACATCCGACGCCTCAGCGAAAAGGTTCCGGACTGCCGGATATTCACGGTAGAGCTCCTCCCCCATTCCTGGATATTGAGAACCCTGTCCCGGAAAAACGAGTGCAAATTTGCCCATAAGAAAACACCCGCTCAGTTAATTCAGGAGGCCTTTTCCAGCGGCACAACTTCCCTGCCTTTGTAGGAGCCGCAGGTCGGACACACATGGTGCGGCAGCTTGGGCTCATGACACTGAGAACATGTCGATAATGAAGGCGTTTTTAAAAAATCGTGCGCCCTTCTCATGTTTTTTCTTGATTTGGAATGCCTTTTAACTGGATTTGCCATCTTTATTACTCCTCTTTGATTTAATGTTCCAACTTAATATTTTTTAAAACAGCGAGCCTTTCGTCGCTTGCCTCGCTCCGGCAGTCGCAGGTTGTGTTGTTGAGATTGGCGCCGCAATTGGGGCACAAACCCCGGCATGTTTCCTTGCAGAGCGGCTTCATGGGTATCAGCAGCATGACCTGCTCAAAAATAATCTCATCGAGATCGATGATCTCCCCCTGATAATACTGAAAATCGAGATCCGCGGCGTTCAGCTCCGCCTCCTCGCCCGGTGCAGGCAGCGCCGGGGAAAAGGTGTAGTTGAAGGGCGCCTGCAGCGACAATTCCGTCATTTCGAGGCAGCGACCGCAGGGGATCTCCGCTTGCACCTGGATCGTCCCCTCAACATAGACGTTCTCGCCAATCTTGCGCACCATACAGGAAAAGTCGAGCCGCTGCAGTAAAAAACCGCCCGCGTCATCTTTCGCCAAAAATTGGCGGAACCATTCGCCGTTCCTGTCAAAATTCAGGCTCAGCCCCTCTTCGGGGATGGTATTGACATTGATCTTCAAAAAACTCACCCTTCTGCCTATCGGAGACGGCCTTCCCCTTTTCCGGGGCACCCGATAAAGGGTTGAAGTAGATTATAAACAGCATGAATTGTCAAGAATAATTTCATCAGGACGGTTCGTTCTTGACAGGCCGGCATCTTCCGGATAGAGTCCTCGCCGTTCTTTTTGTTTAGACGTAAGGCGCTTGACAGGAGGCTGGAATGCAAAACGAGATGCTCGAATGTTCCCGTGAAGTTGATATGGGAAGTTGGAAGGAGATGCCGCTGGAGTATGGGCGCTACCAGCTCTTTGTCCGCGTTCCCCCGGAGTGCGAGCTCATCGGCATGAAGCCGATCCCGGTTGTCGCCGATCCCGCGGCCGCCTACCGGGAGGCGCTTTTGCATCCGCAGGGCTGCCCAACGCTCGGCGAGATTATCAGGGCGAAGGACAAGCCGCCCGAGCAGCTCACGGCAGCTATCGCCGTTTCCGATATTACCCGGCCGGTTCCCTACA
This genomic window contains:
- a CDS encoding DUF177 domain-containing protein; amino-acid sequence: MSFLKINVNTIPEEGLSLNFDRNGEWFRQFLAKDDAGGFLLQRLDFSCMVRKIGENVYVEGTIQVQAEIPCGRCLEMTELSLQAPFNYTFSPALPAPGEEAELNAADLDFQYYQGEIIDLDEIIFEQVMLLIPMKPLCKETCRGLCPNCGANLNNTTCDCRSEASDERLAVLKNIKLEH
- the rpmF gene encoding 50S ribosomal protein L32, whose translation is MANPVKRHSKSRKNMRRAHDFLKTPSLSTCSQCHEPKLPHHVCPTCGSYKGREVVPLEKAS
- a CDS encoding DUF2088 domain-containing protein; protein product: MQNEMLECSREVDMGSWKEMPLEYGRYQLFVRVPPECELIGMKPIPVVADPAAAYREALLHPQGCPTLGEIIRAKDKPPEQLTAAIAVSDITRPVPY